The sequence TGGAGGAAGGCTGAGAGGTCCTGCCTGGGGCTAATTTAGCTGCGGGAAGGTGTCATCAGACTTGGGCAGGTCAGGCAGACGCCCTAGACAAGGTCTCCTCTAGCAGACAAGAGGGCCTCTCCCAGCCCGTCCCCAGGAGAAGGCCGAAGGCAGGTGTCCCTACGTGAGGCCCTGGCTAGGAGGCCTTTTGTGAATGGGTCCTCTGGTGCCTGATTAAGTGGTAGCCTCTGCTGAAGCTCTTCCCGCAGGTAGGGCACGTGAACGGCTTCTCGCCTGTGTGTGTCCGCTGGTGCCTGACGAGGTGGTCCCTCCGGCTGAAGCTCTTCCCGCACTCGCCGCAGCGGCAGGGCCTCACCGAGGCGTGTCCCCGCAGGTGCTTGGCGAAGGCGGCGCTGTGGCTGAAGCAGCGGCCGCACTCGCTGCACGGGTACAGCTCCTCGGCCGCGTGCGTCTTCCGGTGGGCCAGGTACCGCCTGTGGTCGCTGAAGTCCTCGCCGCACTCGCCGCACAGGTAGGGCTTGCCTCCGAGGTGGATTCTTTGGTGGGTGGTGAGCACGGATTTCTGGCTGAAGCTTTTGCCACAGATGGTACAGAAGAAGGGCTTCTCTCCCGTGTGCGTCCTCTGGTGCCTGACGAGGTCGGAAGTCCAGCGGAAGTGCTTCCCGCAGTCCTGACACCTATAGGGTTTCTCCACGGGTGGGGTTCTCTCGGCCTGGCCCAGAGGAGCAGCCTCAACCAGATTCCTCCGGTTTAGCGGGTATTTGTGAGGAACGTTCATCCTGTGTACCTTCTGGTGCCTGGCGAGATGGGAGCTCCGTGTGTAGCTCTTCCCACACTCCATGCATTTATAGGGTTTCTCTCCCGTGTGAGTTCTCAGGTGTCGAATGAGGTGAGAGTTACAAGTGAAACTCTTTCCACACACAGGACAGTCATGATGTCTCCCTAACAGGGGGTGGACAGGCATGGTTTCCTGAAGATTCGTTGAACTATTGACTTGAGAAATCTTTGTGCTGAATCTTCTTTCATTAAGTCTCCCAGGATCATCCTCAAAGACTATTTCCCAGTCTGGAGTTTGGTGAATTTCTGCATCTCCCGACACAGACCTGTGTGGATCCTCCAAACTCAGATCTTCTTGCTCAGGACACTCCTCCTCCTCGTCACTCCTGTCTCCTGTAGAAACAGAGATGAGAAGGGAGGAGATTACAGAGGTAGAAGGTGTGTCTTCTGCACAGTGGAGAGAGTTTTACACTGTTCTGAAAGGTCAAGACCATATAGAAAGAAACTCATCTTTCTCAACTGCAGAGGCTAGAAAAAAGAAGTAACTGGTCAACTGTATGCCTGTTGTAATTTGAGCAGTGTCTTACATGTTATCTCATGCTGGCAACAGCCTTCATGTGGACAAATATTATCATCCTCCTTTCACAGATGTGGAGGGACTTTaccggtggtctagtggttaagaatccatctttaaatacaggggatgtgggttcaatccttggttggggaactaagatcccacatgcagtgaggcgactaagcctgtgtaccacaactagagaagtctGTGTGCAGAACGAATGTGGAGACTGGGGATCAAGAGTTTGTGTAAATGCTTAAAAAATGGTATAGCTGCAATTCcaaaagtttcctttttttcctgtcaCCATTTTGTATTACACATCCCTGAAACCAATGACAGGTGTGAAGCGGGGAGAAAAGACAGAATGTTTGGCTTCAGAGGGAGACAGTGGTGCTGGCTGAGCCATTAGAAGAACCAGAAAGAGGGGCTCTCCAGAGGGCGAGGGAAACACTGACCAGAGGAACTGGCAGccgaggggtgggggtggggcagatccCCTGCCACTCCTCACCTGTGTAGGTGAAACTTAGAATTTCTGGCTCTTCAGGCTCCTGAGGCTCTGGGACATCTGGGACCAGAGGCTCTTCTTCTCTGACATGGGAGATCTCGTCTAGTCTGGGGATTGGAAAGGCTGCTCAAAAGAGGGAAACAGGACATCACGATTGGCTCAACAGTCCCCTGGGTCAAGAGCAGATCTTTTCTGTTCGGTAGACTGAAGAAAAATCCCATAGGCAGGCCATTCAAACCTTCCGTCTCTTTAGCTTGAGCCCCTGACAGGAACTGTGTATCTCTTGCCTTTCACCAGCAACTCAGTAATCACACAACTGGCAGTGTTACCCTCTTTTCCTATATTCAAGTAAGTAGAATACTCCAAGCTTTTATTGCTTGCTTCAAAACTGATATGCTTACCTACTCACACTAAACTAAAACTCACACTAAAACTATAATATTTACAGTTCTATTTTCTTGTTAGAGATTTCCAACTGCTTTCTAGGcattttctcttccctttaaTTTTGAAAGCTATCATCTTCTTCAGCTGTCCTTTCATGTCACTGGTGGGGTCAGCGTAAGAGAAGTGTAGTACGGACAATCAAAGGTCTAAGACACCCTCAGTTTCCAACAAGAGGAAGATCTTTGTGCTCAGGACACTCTAGAAACACTTGAAATTCCTTACACAGGGAGACCACGATTCCGCAGTCTTCTTCCAAGACGTATTCCCCATAGAACTCTTTCTGGGTTGGATCCAGATCACTCCACTGGTCCTGGGAGAAGCACACGGCAACATCCTTGAAAGTGACCAAGCCCTGAAACAACACAAGGATTCCATTACAATGTGATGCTTCATGGAGCCTCATATCTAATTCCTGGAATGAAGGTCATTGGTACATACACAGTCAATCCAAGAGACAGAGAAACTCAAACGGGACACCTGGTTCTCTTTCAGGACACCTGTGTTTCattttctgttgctgtttccCAAGTTTCTGCTCTTGCAACTGACCCTCTTCCTGTTCTCTCCAATCCAACCATTTCCCCTCAGCACCAGACTACACTGTTCTTCCTGAGGATATTATTTACAATATGAGAAATGTCTTGGAAGTCATCATTCTAATGCTACCTATATCTCTGCAAAAATTCATCTTTTCTAGGACGTTCTTCCTAATTGCCCTTACCTAATCATGCACCACTTATACAGTCTACCTAGCATCAACAGGACTTCCCTTTTCAGCTCTACAATCTAAAAACAAGGGTGAGCTCTATTCCTTTATTCTCCAGCCACTCAGCTTAGTTTCAGGGCTCCTGACCTGGTGAACTCTTCATGAATGCCATGGCCTGACTGAATGAGTCCCTAGGAGAGAAcagcaaccaaaataaaaaatcGATTTTGCAGGCCAGTCAGTCACCCTTACAAATGACTGTCaagtttatttcttaaaataaaaaacaaattctcaGTTTGACAACTTCAAAGTTGTACCAGAGTTTTCCCAAAACAACCCCATTTTGTTAGTCCGTCAGGTCAGTGGCAAATCAAGAGGCTCTGGAGCCTGCAGATCCAACTAAGAAGTTCTTCTGAGATGCAACTCCTCCCCTTTCAGACACGTGCGGAACTCAAAGCTTAACCTGGCAACAGACAATGGAAGCCTGTATCCTGTCTGACCTGTTCAGCATACGGCTAATGCTCAATGGTTCCTCGAATTCCCTGTGGTGCAGACAGAAATGAAGGCGCACCTGTGACAGAGCAGCGAGAAGGGCGACCATCTCGGCGTTTCCAGGGTTCGTCTCTTCAGGAAGGGCTGGGTCCTGGGGCACTGGAACCTCTAAGAAGACAGGAAGAGGATGATCAGTCACGTGCAAGGCATCCCTATAACCAGCAAAGAGTTGAGCATCCCCCATGGTCTCTGGTGGGAAGGGTGGGGTTGAGACACTGGCCTAAGAATAATTTGAGTCACCCCAAAGCTGCCACCTATAACGTTACGGGAATGCCAGGGGAATAACCAAGAGTTCTGTTGTCCGCGGTGGCCCTGCTCTCGCGAGACTACGGCTAGTACCGCCTCCTTCCAACACCTGCGTCCTGTGGCTTGCTCCACTCATGCTCTACCAGCCTCCCGGTCTGAGAGcaacacccccacccctcactcaGCCATGACCCCCCCTTCCTGCGGGCTTCCCACCGCTCTCCTGCAGGGGCTGGAGCTCCGACTCCTGGCACGGGGTCTGCTCTTCTGATGCCCCCAGATCTGGGCTCTGTGTGGTCTCCTCACGGAGCTCCTCGGGGGTCAAGGTCTGTGCAGGGTCCTGCAGCTCACTAGGTGACCCGGGCTCTGCTCCTGGAGGCACTGTCTCCTCGGACAGGACTTCCTGGCCGTGAACATGGACAGTCACCTGGGAACAATTCCAACTTCCAGTCACCGCTGAGTCAGGATAAAGTCCT comes from Cervus elaphus chromosome 1, mCerEla1.1, whole genome shotgun sequence and encodes:
- the ZNF202 gene encoding zinc finger protein 202, translated to MATALEPEDQDLWEEEGILMVKLEDDFPCGPESVSQRDDPVLETSHQNFRRFRYQEAASPREALIRLRELCRQWLRPERRTKEQILELLVLEQFLTVLPGELQSWVRGQRPESGEEAVTLVEGLQKQPRRPRRWVTVHVHGQEVLSEETVPPGAEPGSPSELQDPAQTLTPEELREETTQSPDLGASEEQTPCQESELQPLQESEVPVPQDPALPEETNPGNAEMVALLAALSQGLVTFKDVAVCFSQDQWSDLDPTQKEFYGEYVLEEDCGIVVSLSFPIPRLDEISHVREEEPLVPDVPEPQEPEEPEILSFTYTGDRSDEEEECPEQEDLSLEDPHRSVSGDAEIHQTPDWEIVFEDDPGRLNERRFSTKISQVNSSTNLQETMPVHPLLGRHHDCPVCGKSFTCNSHLIRHLRTHTGEKPYKCMECGKSYTRSSHLARHQKVHRMNVPHKYPLNRRNLVEAAPLGQAERTPPVEKPYRCQDCGKHFRWTSDLVRHQRTHTGEKPFFCTICGKSFSQKSVLTTHQRIHLGGKPYLCGECGEDFSDHRRYLAHRKTHAAEELYPCSECGRCFSHSAAFAKHLRGHASVRPCRCGECGKSFSRRDHLVRHQRTHTGEKPFTCPTCGKSFSRGYHLIRHQRTHSQKAS